From the Maioricimonas rarisocia genome, one window contains:
- a CDS encoding DUF6868 family protein — MDVPALRSFFLWCSVANICVIAVCVLLFLTVPDAIYDKVKRFIRISRRQFDTLVYAYLGLYKVLVILFNIVPYVTLLIVDW; from the coding sequence ATGGATGTTCCTGCGCTCCGGAGCTTCTTCCTGTGGTGCTCCGTGGCAAACATCTGTGTGATCGCCGTCTGCGTCCTGCTGTTCCTGACGGTGCCGGACGCCATTTATGACAAGGTGAAGCGATTCATCCGGATCTCCCGGCGGCAATTTGACACGCTCGTCTACGCATATCTGGGGCTGTACAAGGTTCTTGTGATCCTTTTCAACATTGTTCCGTATGTGACTCTGCTGATTGTCGACTGGTGA
- a CDS encoding putative signal transducing protein → MNNSNPVQIYSAANLQEATLVVQLLSRNGIDAKVVSDSLVTVTGEVPAQLVGVPVWVAAEDEQKARDVIAAFRAERTAGDETPQLFCYHCGTGLAEQVETCPSCGATLDWEEE, encoded by the coding sequence ATGAACAACTCCAATCCCGTCCAGATCTACAGTGCCGCCAACCTGCAGGAGGCCACGCTGGTCGTGCAGCTCCTCTCCCGCAACGGGATCGACGCGAAGGTCGTGAGCGACTCGCTGGTCACTGTGACGGGTGAAGTCCCCGCTCAGCTCGTGGGAGTTCCGGTGTGGGTGGCCGCCGAAGACGAACAGAAGGCCCGCGACGTCATTGCGGCATTTCGGGCAGAACGGACAGCGGGAGACGAGACGCCGCAGCTGTTCTGCTACCACTGCGGTACCGGGCTGGCGGAGCAGGTCGAGACATGCCCGTCCTGTGGGGCGACGCTGGACTGGGAGGAGGAGTGA